The uncultured Ilyobacter sp. genome has a segment encoding these proteins:
- the lptB gene encoding LPS export ABC transporter ATP-binding protein codes for MKSIIAQDLCKSYKKRRVVNGVSLEVKKGEIVGLLGPNGAGKTTTFYMMTGIVKPESGKVWCNEMDITGLPMYKRANMGMGYLAQEPSVFRNLTVEENIYAILEMRNIPKPEMKETMEKLLEEFKLSHVAKSLGYSLSGGERRRVEIARTIANNPDFILLDEPFAGVDPIAVEDIQQIIRYLKEKGLGILITDHSVRETLSITEKAYIMAQGQVLISGTPKEITENEMARKIYLGEGFKLD; via the coding sequence ATGAAAAGTATAATAGCACAGGATCTGTGCAAGAGTTATAAAAAAAGAAGAGTAGTCAATGGAGTCAGTCTAGAAGTGAAAAAGGGTGAAATAGTAGGCCTTCTAGGTCCTAACGGAGCAGGAAAGACAACCACTTTCTATATGATGACAGGTATAGTAAAACCCGAATCTGGAAAGGTCTGGTGCAACGAGATGGATATAACAGGGCTGCCTATGTATAAAAGGGCCAATATGGGGATGGGATATCTGGCTCAGGAACCTTCGGTATTTAGAAACCTCACTGTAGAAGAGAATATCTATGCCATCTTGGAGATGAGAAATATCCCTAAACCTGAGATGAAGGAAACTATGGAGAAATTATTAGAGGAATTCAAACTGTCTCACGTAGCTAAATCTCTTGGATATTCATTATCAGGTGGTGAAAGGAGAAGGGTTGAGATAGCGAGAACCATAGCGAATAATCCGGACTTTATTCTTCTAGATGAACCCTTTGCAGGAGTGGATCCCATAGCAGTAGAGGATATACAGCAGATAATAAGATATCTAAAGGAAAAGGGGCTGGGTATACTGATAACAGACCACAGTGTGAGAGAAACCTTGAGTATAACTGAAAAAGCTTATATAATGGCTCAGGGTCAGGTACTTATAAGCGGAACTCCTAAGGAGATCACTGAAAATGAGATGGCCAGAAAAATTTATCTAGGAGAAGGATTTAAGCTAGATTAA
- the alaS gene encoding alanine--tRNA ligase — protein sequence MLTGNEIRQRFVEFFKEKEHKHYESASLIPDDPTLLLTVAGMVPFKPFFLGQKEAPNPRVVTYQKCIRTNDLENVGKTARHHTFFEMLGNFSFGDYFKEEAIAWSWDFITEVLGLEKEKIWISVFTTDDEAEKIWIEKCNIPKDRIVRLGEEDNWWSAGPTGSCGPCSEIYVDMGIEYGGDENSKPGDPEADDRFLEIWNLVFTEWNRKEDGSLEPLPKKNIDTGAGLERIASVVQKKVNNYETDLILPIIKEAGRMTSSEYGKTEKTDFSLKVIADHIRGISFLINDGVLPSNEGRGYVLRRVLRRAVRHGRLLGTSENFLYKLVDKVVEIMKGAYPEILENMEHIKKIIKIEEDKFSHTLGQGMQMVNDEIEKAKECGENKLSGEITFKLYDTYGFPYELTEEICEEKGIEVSFGEFTAKMEEQKERARSAREVVMEKGQDSFVEEFYDKYGKTVFEGYEKLQNKSIVYHVENLDENKVMLIFNKTPFYAESGGQASDHGIVTAEGLKGKIVDVQKQKEIFMHTVVIEEGMDLLKKGLEVTLAVDDERRRDIMRNHTATHLLHRALKDVLGNHVQQAGSLVDADRLRFDFNHYEAVTRDQLEEVEKIVNREIFKNTSLKVQHMTLDEAKESGTTALFGDKYGDLVRVVNVPGYSSELCGGIHVDRTGEIGLFNILTETGVAAGTRRIEATTGVASYKSVNKMERLILSVSDALKTDPKHLEEKVEKTIEAFRETTKELEALKSKLASYEANSLFDNIEEINKVKVLITAFKGKEADSLREIVDKAKDKLGSCIIVLGTDNEKAVFAVGVTKDLMSKVKAGDLVKEIAKIAGGNGGGRPDFAQAGGKDGNKVPEALEYARKILTEKL from the coding sequence ATGCTTACAGGTAATGAAATCAGGCAGAGATTCGTAGAATTTTTTAAAGAGAAAGAACATAAGCACTATGAAAGTGCATCTCTTATCCCTGATGATCCTACACTTCTTCTTACGGTTGCAGGAATGGTTCCTTTTAAACCTTTCTTTTTGGGTCAGAAGGAAGCACCTAATCCTAGAGTTGTAACTTATCAAAAATGTATAAGAACAAACGACCTTGAGAATGTGGGAAAAACAGCAAGACACCATACTTTTTTTGAAATGCTTGGTAACTTTTCTTTTGGAGATTATTTCAAAGAGGAGGCTATAGCCTGGTCTTGGGACTTTATAACTGAGGTTCTAGGACTTGAAAAAGAAAAAATATGGATATCGGTGTTTACCACTGACGATGAGGCGGAAAAAATATGGATTGAAAAGTGCAATATCCCAAAGGATAGAATAGTAAGACTGGGAGAAGAGGACAACTGGTGGTCTGCAGGGCCAACTGGTTCTTGCGGTCCGTGTTCTGAAATCTATGTGGATATGGGAATAGAATATGGGGGAGACGAAAACTCGAAGCCTGGAGATCCTGAGGCAGACGACAGGTTCCTGGAAATATGGAATCTTGTATTTACAGAGTGGAACAGAAAAGAAGATGGATCTTTGGAGCCACTTCCGAAGAAAAATATAGATACCGGGGCCGGCCTAGAGAGAATAGCCTCGGTAGTGCAGAAAAAAGTAAATAACTATGAGACAGACCTCATACTTCCTATTATCAAAGAGGCAGGTAGAATGACATCTTCTGAGTATGGTAAAACAGAAAAAACTGATTTTTCCCTTAAGGTAATAGCGGATCATATAAGAGGAATAAGCTTCCTTATAAATGACGGAGTTTTACCTTCTAATGAGGGAAGAGGTTATGTACTGAGAAGGGTCTTAAGAAGAGCGGTAAGACACGGAAGACTTTTGGGTACATCTGAAAACTTTCTGTATAAACTAGTGGATAAAGTGGTGGAAATAATGAAAGGTGCCTACCCTGAAATCCTTGAAAATATGGAGCATATAAAGAAAATAATCAAAATAGAAGAGGATAAATTTTCTCATACCCTAGGACAGGGGATGCAGATGGTAAATGATGAGATAGAAAAGGCAAAGGAATGTGGAGAGAATAAACTTTCTGGAGAGATAACCTTTAAACTCTATGACACCTATGGTTTTCCCTATGAGCTGACAGAAGAGATATGCGAAGAGAAAGGCATTGAAGTTTCTTTTGGGGAATTCACAGCCAAGATGGAAGAGCAGAAAGAGAGAGCCCGTTCTGCAAGAGAAGTGGTTATGGAAAAGGGACAGGACAGCTTTGTAGAGGAGTTTTATGACAAGTACGGGAAAACTGTATTTGAGGGATATGAAAAACTTCAAAACAAAAGTATAGTCTATCATGTAGAAAATCTAGATGAGAACAAAGTGATGCTTATTTTTAACAAGACTCCTTTTTATGCTGAATCTGGAGGACAGGCATCTGACCACGGAATTGTAACTGCTGAAGGTCTAAAAGGAAAGATAGTGGATGTGCAAAAGCAAAAAGAGATATTTATGCACACGGTAGTTATAGAGGAGGGGATGGATCTTCTCAAAAAAGGTCTAGAGGTAACTCTCGCAGTGGATGATGAGAGAAGAAGAGACATAATGAGAAATCATACGGCAACTCACCTCTTGCATAGGGCTCTAAAAGATGTACTAGGAAATCATGTACAGCAGGCAGGATCCCTTGTAGATGCAGACAGACTGAGATTTGACTTTAATCATTATGAAGCCGTAACAAGAGACCAGCTAGAAGAAGTGGAAAAAATAGTAAACAGGGAGATATTTAAAAATACCTCTCTAAAGGTACAGCATATGACCCTAGATGAGGCCAAAGAAAGTGGGACTACTGCTTTGTTTGGGGATAAATATGGAGATCTGGTAAGGGTAGTAAATGTACCGGGATACTCTTCTGAACTCTGCGGAGGGATACATGTAGACAGAACTGGGGAGATAGGTCTCTTTAATATCTTAACTGAAACAGGTGTAGCAGCAGGGACTAGAAGAATAGAAGCTACCACAGGTGTAGCGAGCTATAAGAGTGTAAATAAGATGGAAAGGCTGATACTCTCTGTATCTGATGCCCTAAAGACTGACCCAAAACACCTTGAAGAAAAGGTGGAGAAGACTATAGAGGCATTTAGGGAGACTACCAAAGAACTAGAGGCTCTGAAATCTAAGTTGGCTTCTTATGAGGCTAACTCCCTCTTTGACAATATAGAGGAGATAAATAAGGTCAAGGTTCTCATAACAGCCTTTAAAGGTAAGGAAGCAGACTCACTGAGAGAGATAGTGGATAAAGCCAAGGATAAACTTGGAAGCTGCATAATCGTTTTGGGAACAGACAATGAAAAGGCAGTCTTTGCTGTAGGGGTAACAAAAGACCTCATGTCTAAGGTAAAGGCCGGAGACCTTGTAAAAGAGATAGCAAAAATAGCGGGAGGAAACGGCGGCGGCAGACCCGACTTTGCACAGGCTGGAGGAAAAGATGGGAATAAGGTTCCTGAAGCTCTAGAGTATGCAAGAAAAATATTAACTGAAAAACTTTAA
- the ruvX gene encoding Holliday junction resolvase RuvX: MFKKYLALDVGDVRIGVARSDAMGMFAHPLEVIDRTKTKAVKRVQELCRQENTKSIVVGIPKSLDGQEKRQAEKVREFIEKLNASIEGLEIIEIDERLSTISAERMLNETTNKDARGKRKVVDKIAAAIILQTYLDMKK, from the coding sequence ATGTTTAAAAAATATCTTGCCCTCGATGTAGGAGATGTAAGGATAGGAGTTGCCAGGTCTGATGCTATGGGAATGTTTGCCCATCCACTAGAGGTAATAGACAGGACAAAAACAAAGGCCGTAAAAAGAGTACAGGAATTATGCAGGCAGGAAAATACCAAGAGTATAGTTGTAGGGATACCAAAAAGCCTGGACGGTCAGGAGAAAAGACAGGCTGAAAAAGTAAGGGAGTTTATAGAAAAGCTAAATGCAAGTATAGAGGGCCTGGAAATAATAGAAATAGACGAGAGGCTCTCTACAATTTCTGCAGAAAGAATGCTCAATGAAACAACTAACAAAGATGCCAGGGGAAAAAGAAAAGTAGTGGACAAGATAGCAGCGGCCATAATACTTCAGACATACCTTGACATGAAAAAATAG
- the secD gene encoding protein translocase subunit SecD — protein sequence MRKGTIVKLLFILAILIGAGWLSFVKPTRLGLDLKGGVYVVLEAKPEGDQVVDDEAMTRLIEVLDRRINGLGVAESVVQRAGEKRVIVELPGITNSEEAVDLIGKTALLEFKIVQDDGSLGETLLTGGSLKKASVSYDKLGRAEIQFEMNQEGAVKFAEITRNNIGKKLAVTLDGEVQTAPTINTEIPSGNGVITGSYTVEEAKAMATLLNAGALPVRAEILETRSVGASLGDESIAKSTMAAKVAVALIGIFMVIFYRLPGLVANLALVVFGIIAFGTLNFLDATLTLPGIAGLILSAGMAVDANVIIFERIKEELSFGNTILSSIDAGFKKAFGAIFDSNITTLIITMILFTLGTGPVKGFAITLTIGILASMFTAITITKILLKGFVGIFKIKRPELFGVRGN from the coding sequence ATGAGAAAGGGAACGATTGTTAAACTGCTCTTTATACTGGCAATTCTCATTGGAGCAGGATGGTTGAGTTTTGTAAAGCCCACTAGGCTAGGCCTGGATCTAAAAGGCGGAGTATATGTGGTACTAGAGGCGAAACCTGAAGGAGATCAGGTGGTAGATGATGAGGCTATGACAAGGCTTATAGAGGTATTAGACAGAAGGATAAACGGTCTAGGGGTTGCAGAATCGGTAGTCCAAAGAGCCGGGGAAAAAAGAGTAATTGTGGAACTTCCTGGAATAACAAACAGTGAGGAGGCTGTGGATCTAATAGGTAAAACAGCACTCTTGGAGTTTAAAATAGTGCAGGATGACGGTAGTTTAGGAGAGACTCTTCTTACAGGAGGATCCCTAAAAAAGGCATCGGTGTCCTATGACAAGCTTGGAAGAGCAGAAATTCAGTTTGAAATGAATCAAGAGGGTGCGGTGAAATTTGCCGAGATAACAAGAAATAATATAGGTAAAAAACTGGCGGTGACTCTAGATGGAGAGGTCCAGACAGCACCTACTATAAATACAGAGATACCAAGTGGAAACGGTGTAATAACTGGAAGCTACACTGTAGAGGAAGCAAAGGCTATGGCCACCCTTTTGAATGCCGGGGCACTTCCTGTAAGAGCTGAGATACTAGAGACAAGATCAGTAGGAGCATCTCTAGGAGACGAATCTATAGCCAAGAGTACAATGGCTGCAAAGGTTGCCGTGGCACTGATAGGAATATTTATGGTCATTTTCTACAGGCTGCCTGGACTTGTTGCCAATCTGGCTCTTGTGGTTTTCGGGATTATAGCATTTGGTACTCTTAATTTCCTAGACGCAACTCTAACACTTCCTGGAATAGCAGGACTTATCCTTTCTGCAGGAATGGCAGTAGATGCCAATGTTATTATTTTCGAGAGGATAAAAGAGGAGCTGTCATTTGGAAATACTATACTTTCCTCTATAGATGCCGGATTTAAAAAGGCTTTCGGAGCGATATTTGACTCTAATATAACAACTCTTATAATAACAATGATATTATTCACTTTAGGAACAGGACCTGTAAAAGGTTTTGCAATAACTCTGACAATAGGAATACTGGCTTCTATGTTTACAGCTATAACAATAACCAAGATACTATTAAAAGGTTTCGTAGGTATATTTAAAATAAAAAGGCCTGAATTATTCGGGGTTAGGGGGAACTAA
- the secF gene encoding protein translocase subunit SecF, with protein MKIDIVNHTTKWLGISAFVVIFALVGLLFKGLNFGIDFSGGNLYQFKFEKNITLGEVNSFFDEVSKDFPQLDGKSRKVQVSGENTVILRTSEMDEGQKNDFLDKVKNFGEYDLQKSDKVGATIGEELKTSAFYALILGCILIVLYITIRFEFKFAMAAVIALFHDVIISVGGIALLGYEVNTPFIAAVLTILGYSINDTIVVFDRIRETLKRKNSPELGDAINISINQVMTRSINTSLTTFLAVIAILIFGGESLKTFITTLLIGVVAGTYSSIFVASPLVYLLEKNKDKEAILEK; from the coding sequence GTGAAAATAGATATTGTAAATCATACTACCAAGTGGCTCGGTATATCGGCCTTTGTTGTAATATTTGCCCTTGTAGGTCTTTTGTTCAAGGGGTTAAACTTCGGAATAGATTTCTCAGGTGGAAACCTTTATCAGTTTAAATTTGAAAAAAATATAACACTGGGAGAGGTGAATAGTTTTTTTGACGAGGTATCCAAAGATTTTCCTCAGTTAGACGGAAAAAGCAGAAAGGTACAGGTTTCAGGGGAAAATACGGTAATACTCAGAACATCTGAAATGGATGAAGGTCAAAAGAATGATTTTTTAGACAAGGTTAAAAATTTTGGGGAATACGATCTTCAGAAATCGGATAAAGTAGGGGCGACTATAGGGGAAGAACTAAAAACTTCAGCTTTTTACGCCTTGATCTTAGGGTGTATACTTATAGTTTTATATATCACCATAAGATTTGAATTTAAGTTTGCCATGGCTGCTGTAATAGCTTTGTTTCATGATGTTATTATTTCTGTGGGGGGAATAGCCCTCCTTGGTTATGAGGTAAACACTCCATTTATAGCTGCTGTTCTGACTATACTGGGATACTCTATAAATGATACCATAGTTGTATTCGACAGAATAAGAGAGACTCTCAAAAGAAAGAACTCTCCAGAACTAGGAGATGCTATTAATATCAGTATAAACCAGGTCATGACGAGATCTATAAACACATCTCTTACAACCTTTCTTGCAGTGATCGCTATACTTATTTTCGGAGGAGAGAGTCTGAAGACTTTTATAACAACTCTCCTTATAGGGGTAGTTGCAGGAACTTATTCATCGATTTTTGTAGCCAGCCCGCTAGTGTATCTACTAGAAAAGAATAAAGATAAAGAAGCTATATTGGAAAAGTAA
- the alr gene encoding alanine racemase, giving the protein MRAWADINLDNLIYNLNIIKEFAGSKKIMGVIKADGYGMGAVECARILSENGVENFGVACYEEGYELYKAGIKGEILLLGATPFENIADAIKCGFQITISSFEQIDFLRRNNLHPEVHIKVDTGMGRLGFSHEEAIEAIKIIRDENIADVVGVYSHLSVADMPEKDEFTLDQIEKFKVFEKMESIKYRHILNSSGLLRFADATDSNLVRVGIILHGVVPFESDIQKKFKPVFSFKTRIVFLKKIIEKTYVSYGNTETAEPGDLIATMSVGYADGFVREFSNGGVVEIDGVGCRVIGKICMDMTMIKIPDELKDKVQVGTEVTIIGKDILKKAECIGTIPYEIMIGLGRRVTRFYIKNGKVLKLKSLQENEAKEFQKG; this is encoded by the coding sequence TTGAGGGCTTGGGCAGATATAAATCTGGATAATTTAATATATAATCTAAATATAATAAAAGAGTTTGCCGGATCTAAAAAGATCATGGGCGTAATAAAGGCAGACGGCTATGGTATGGGTGCAGTTGAATGTGCTAGGATACTGTCGGAAAATGGAGTGGAAAACTTCGGAGTGGCCTGTTATGAGGAGGGGTATGAACTCTACAAGGCTGGGATAAAGGGAGAGATTTTGCTTTTGGGTGCAACCCCCTTTGAAAATATAGCAGATGCAATAAAATGCGGTTTTCAGATAACAATAAGTTCATTTGAACAGATAGATTTTCTACGAAGAAATAACCTTCATCCTGAGGTGCATATAAAGGTGGATACAGGAATGGGAAGACTTGGGTTTTCTCATGAAGAGGCTATAGAGGCTATAAAAATCATAAGAGATGAAAATATTGCAGATGTAGTGGGGGTTTATTCTCATCTCTCTGTGGCGGATATGCCTGAAAAAGATGAGTTCACACTAGATCAAATCGAAAAATTTAAAGTTTTTGAAAAAATGGAGTCTATTAAATACAGACATATACTGAATAGCTCGGGACTGCTTAGGTTTGCAGATGCTACAGATAGCAACTTAGTCAGGGTAGGGATAATTCTTCACGGGGTGGTTCCCTTTGAAAGTGATATTCAGAAGAAATTTAAGCCGGTATTTTCATTTAAAACGAGAATAGTTTTCTTGAAAAAAATTATTGAAAAAACCTATGTGTCTTACGGAAATACTGAAACAGCAGAACCAGGAGACCTCATTGCAACTATGTCAGTGGGATATGCCGATGGATTTGTAAGAGAATTTTCAAACGGAGGCGTTGTGGAGATCGACGGGGTCGGATGCAGGGTAATAGGAAAAATATGTATGGATATGACCATGATAAAAATACCTGATGAACTCAAAGACAAGGTGCAGGTAGGGACAGAGGTAACAATAATAGGAAAAGACATACTGAAAAAAGCAGAATGTATAGGGACTATACCCTATGAGATAATGATTGGACTGGGGAGAAGAGTCACCAGATTTTATATAAAAAACGGTAAAGTTTTAAAATTAAAGTCTCTGCAGGAGAATGAAGCCAAAGAGTTTCAGAAAGGATAA
- a CDS encoding class I SAM-dependent rRNA methyltransferase, whose product MTRVILKNGKEKKIRNFYPNVFKDEIQSMMGEAKTGDIVDVCKGDLTFVGRGYVTEGTSAFVRVLTTKEEPIDKKFILNKIKKAYDKRKHLEGETNCTRIFFSEGDGLPGLIIDKFDKYLSIQFRNSGIEKFRQEIINAVKKVVKPKGIYERSDVENRTHEGVEQKTGVIFGDIPERTIMEDNGLKYVIDIIDGQKTGFFLDQRDSRKFIRPHLNKNTRFLDVFSSSGGFSVAALKEGCKKVVAIDKNAHALELCHENYELNDFDGDFETVEGDAFMLLKVMAERGDKYDVITLDPPSLIKKKIDVRRGRDFFYDLCDQSFKMLENDGILGIITCAYHISLQDLIEVTRMAASNNGKRLQVIGINYQPEDHPWILHVPETLYLKALWVKVLED is encoded by the coding sequence ATGACAAGAGTTATACTGAAAAACGGAAAAGAGAAAAAAATAAGGAATTTTTATCCCAATGTTTTTAAGGACGAGATACAGAGTATGATGGGAGAGGCGAAAACAGGAGATATCGTAGATGTGTGCAAGGGAGACCTCACCTTTGTGGGAAGAGGCTATGTGACAGAGGGGACCTCTGCCTTTGTGAGGGTTCTGACTACCAAAGAGGAGCCTATAGATAAAAAGTTTATCCTGAATAAGATAAAAAAAGCCTATGACAAGAGAAAACACCTGGAAGGGGAAACCAACTGCACTAGAATATTTTTCTCAGAGGGAGACGGACTCCCGGGACTTATTATAGACAAGTTTGACAAGTATCTTTCTATACAGTTTAGAAACTCCGGAATTGAAAAATTCAGACAGGAGATAATAAATGCAGTGAAGAAGGTAGTAAAGCCAAAGGGGATCTATGAAAGAAGCGACGTAGAGAACAGAACTCATGAGGGGGTAGAACAAAAGACCGGTGTAATTTTCGGTGATATCCCAGAGAGAACCATAATGGAAGACAACGGCTTAAAATATGTGATAGATATAATAGACGGTCAAAAGACAGGATTTTTTCTGGACCAGAGGGATTCGAGAAAATTCATAAGACCACATCTAAATAAAAACACCAGGTTTCTCGATGTTTTCTCTAGCAGCGGAGGTTTTTCAGTGGCTGCTCTTAAAGAGGGATGTAAAAAAGTCGTGGCCATAGATAAAAATGCCCATGCCTTGGAGCTATGCCATGAAAACTATGAACTGAATGATTTTGACGGGGATTTTGAAACTGTAGAGGGAGACGCATTTATGCTCCTTAAGGTGATGGCAGAAAGGGGAGACAAGTACGACGTCATAACCCTAGATCCTCCTTCCCTTATAAAAAAGAAAATTGATGTGAGAAGGGGAAGGGACTTTTTTTACGATCTCTGTGATCAGAGTTTCAAAATGCTAGAGAATGACGGGATACTGGGGATAATAACGTGTGCATATCATATATCTCTGCAGGACCTTATAGAGGTAACAAGAATGGCGGCTTCAAATAACGGGAAAAGGTTGCAGGTAATTGGTATAAATTATCAGCCTGAAGATCATCCGTGGATTTTACATGTTCCAGAAACTTTATATTTGAAAGCTTTGTGGGTAAAGGTTCTAGAGGATTAA
- a CDS encoding CvpA family protein: MYLDILIAVILLVTIIKGYLNGFFIEVLSFFGMIINLIFTKTVTPILILNFAIKPENPFYSGVYAILFLATYTLMGIFIMFIKKAFKKAFKGKINTMAGSILGLFKGLLISFVIMVFYSLLSMNMDFIKKYGEGSYSQKAFISSLPILREYFPDEYGERLQNMAHREKVEEYLKNILKE; the protein is encoded by the coding sequence ATGTATCTTGATATTTTGATAGCAGTAATACTTCTGGTTACAATTATAAAGGGGTATCTAAACGGTTTTTTTATAGAGGTTCTTTCTTTTTTCGGAATGATAATAAATCTTATTTTTACTAAAACTGTAACCCCTATACTCATACTAAATTTTGCAATTAAGCCTGAAAATCCCTTTTACTCAGGAGTGTACGCAATTCTTTTCCTGGCAACCTACACGCTGATGGGGATATTTATAATGTTTATAAAAAAAGCTTTTAAAAAAGCCTTTAAGGGAAAAATAAACACCATGGCAGGTAGTATTTTAGGTTTATTCAAAGGACTACTAATATCCTTTGTAATTATGGTATTTTACTCTCTTTTGAGTATGAATATGGATTTTATTAAAAAATATGGAGAGGGCAGCTATAGTCAGAAGGCTTTTATATCATCACTTCCCATTCTAAGGGAGTATTTTCCTGATGAGTATGGTGAAAGACTGCAAAATATGGCACACAGAGAAAAGGTAGAAGAGTATCTGAAAAATATATTAAAGGAGTAA
- a CDS encoding LptF/LptG family permease, with amino-acid sequence MKIIHRYILKEMRMPIIFGISLFTFIFLIDIMVQMMENIIVKGVSLLDVVRILSFYLPPILSQTIPMGFFLGVMITYSKLTSTSESTAMNSMGMSLNSIIKPTFMLAIGITAFVFFLQESIIPNSFIKLQQLTLKIAYEKPAFQLKENMYIDEVDDYSIYIDEVGGDGSAENILIFKKEKDNSFPTVLTAKKAMWKDAAMILEDAEFYNLNPDGSEKLRGEFSRQKIPINSFFENVKMKVSEIETMSVRQLSKEIKNRDAKERLPYIVEMNKKLAIPLSAIMLGVLGVLFSIGHHRSGKGVNYGISLGIIFLYIASLNVGVVMANRGKISPFIGVWTPNFVLLGLTMWMYLVKKRRG; translated from the coding sequence ATGAAAATAATACATAGGTATATATTGAAGGAGATGAGAATGCCAATAATTTTTGGTATAAGTCTCTTTACCTTTATTTTTTTGATAGATATTATGGTACAGATGATGGAAAATATCATAGTAAAAGGTGTATCCCTCCTGGATGTGGTGAGAATTCTTTCTTTTTATCTTCCCCCTATACTCTCCCAGACTATACCAATGGGATTTTTCCTGGGGGTCATGATAACCTACTCCAAGCTCACCAGCACAAGCGAAAGCACCGCTATGAACTCTATGGGTATGAGCCTGAACAGCATAATAAAGCCTACTTTTATGCTGGCCATAGGAATAACAGCCTTTGTCTTTTTCCTCCAAGAGTCCATAATACCAAACTCCTTTATAAAACTCCAGCAGCTCACCCTGAAAATAGCCTACGAGAAACCTGCATTTCAGCTGAAAGAGAATATGTATATAGATGAGGTGGATGATTACAGCATCTATATAGACGAGGTGGGAGGCGACGGATCTGCCGAGAATATACTTATTTTCAAAAAAGAAAAAGACAACTCTTTTCCAACAGTCTTAACTGCAAAAAAAGCTATGTGGAAAGATGCGGCTATGATATTAGAGGATGCTGAATTTTACAATCTGAACCCTGACGGCAGTGAAAAACTCCGAGGGGAATTTTCCAGACAGAAGATACCTATAAACTCTTTTTTTGAAAATGTAAAGATGAAGGTAAGTGAGATAGAGACCATGTCAGTGAGACAGCTCTCAAAGGAGATAAAGAATAGAGATGCAAAAGAGAGGCTGCCTTATATTGTGGAAATGAATAAAAAACTGGCTATTCCACTTTCGGCAATTATGCTTGGAGTATTAGGAGTTCTCTTTTCAATAGGGCATCACAGAAGCGGAAAAGGTGTCAACTACGGGATAAGCCTTGGGATAATCTTCCTTTATATAGCCTCTCTCAATGTGGGAGTAGTCATGGCAAACAGGGGGAAAATATCACCCTTTATAGGGGTGTGGACACCGAATTTTGTGCTGCTAGGACTCACAATGTGGATGTACCTTGTAAAAAAGAGGAGAGGATAG